In Aulosira sp. FACHB-615, a single window of DNA contains:
- the ftsE gene encoding cell division ATP-binding protein FtsE: protein MRTVVKTDQHIPAKDSTSSPQSSSNAPIVQLRSVTKTYNNGCHGLLDVSLEVKQKEFLFITGPSGSGKSTLLKLLYGEESATQGEVIVNDCNVTDLRGDRLSLLRRRIGIVFQDYKLIPQRTVAENVTFVLQAQGFTRKEIQRRLEPTLKLVGLLSKANCFPDQLSGGEQQRVSVARAIVGTPPLILADEPTGNLDPDNSWQVIQILQKLNSFGATVIVTTHDEQLVRRCNHPVVQVRNGRLSRK from the coding sequence ATGAGAACCGTTGTTAAAACTGATCAGCATATTCCTGCAAAGGATAGTACATCTTCCCCACAAAGTAGTAGTAATGCTCCCATTGTGCAGTTACGCTCTGTAACAAAAACATACAACAATGGCTGTCACGGGTTGTTGGATGTGAGTTTAGAGGTGAAACAGAAAGAATTTTTGTTTATTACAGGCCCTAGCGGTTCTGGTAAATCAACACTGTTAAAGCTTTTGTATGGCGAAGAATCGGCTACTCAGGGAGAGGTGATTGTCAATGATTGCAATGTAACAGATTTGCGGGGCGATCGCTTATCACTATTGCGGCGGCGCATTGGCATTGTTTTTCAAGATTACAAACTGATTCCCCAAAGAACAGTAGCCGAGAATGTAACCTTTGTACTGCAAGCACAAGGTTTCACTCGCAAAGAAATTCAAAGACGTTTAGAACCAACGTTAAAGTTAGTGGGTTTACTTTCCAAAGCTAACTGTTTTCCTGATCAACTTTCGGGAGGCGAACAACAACGGGTAAGTGTTGCACGCGCCATTGTGGGAACACCGCCATTAATTTTAGCTGATGAACCCACAGGAAACCTCGACCCTGATAATTCTTGGCAAGTCATCCAAATTTTGCAAAAGTTAAATTCTTTTGGGGCTACAGTAATTGTGACTACCCACGACGAACAACTTGTACGGCGCTGCAATCATCCTGTAGTCCAAGTCCGTAACGGTAGATTATCTCGGAAATAG
- a CDS encoding alpha/beta fold hydrolase: MFQPQGFEQRSITTSLGRIVYYTSVGSFWQGSAIAEPTKETLVFLHGFGGGSSAYEWSKVYPAFASEYRILAPDLIGWGKSEHPARNYQIDDYLTTIREFLQQTCTEAVTVIASSLTAALTIRVAIAHPELFKSLILTTPAGLSDFGGDYSRSFFAQLVSVPIIDRLLYSTGIATEAGIRSFLEQRQFAQANRVYQEIVQAYLQSAQQPNAEYAALSFVRGDLCFDLSLDIEKLTTPTAIIWGEKSQFTGPEIGRRLAEKNPQAIRVFQQLEDVGLTPQLELPAVTIGLIRQFLPLVNKEC; this comes from the coding sequence ATGTTTCAACCACAGGGATTTGAACAACGCTCAATTACAACTTCTTTAGGGAGAATAGTATATTACACTAGCGTAGGGTCGTTTTGGCAAGGGAGTGCGATCGCTGAACCGACAAAGGAAACTTTAGTATTCCTACATGGTTTTGGTGGTGGATCTTCGGCTTATGAGTGGTCGAAGGTTTACCCAGCTTTTGCTAGTGAATATCGCATTCTGGCACCAGATTTGATTGGATGGGGTAAATCAGAACATCCAGCGCGAAATTACCAAATTGACGATTATTTAACGACGATTCGGGAATTTTTGCAGCAAACTTGTACAGAAGCCGTCACGGTGATTGCTTCTTCTTTGACTGCGGCGTTGACAATTCGAGTTGCGATCGCTCATCCTGAATTATTCAAATCTTTAATTCTCACCACACCAGCAGGACTATCTGATTTTGGCGGAGACTACTCCCGCAGTTTTTTTGCTCAGTTAGTCAGCGTACCCATAATTGACCGCTTGCTTTACAGTACTGGTATTGCGACCGAAGCAGGCATTCGCAGTTTTTTAGAGCAAAGACAATTTGCCCAAGCCAATCGAGTTTATCAAGAAATTGTCCAGGCTTATCTGCAATCTGCCCAGCAGCCTAATGCGGAATATGCTGCACTTTCTTTTGTGCGGGGTGATTTGTGTTTTGATTTATCCCTGGACATTGAAAAGCTGACCACTCCAACTGCGATTATTTGGGGGGAGAAATCCCAATTTACTGGCCCCGAAATTGGTCGTCGTTTAGCAGAGAAAAACCCCCAAGCAATTCGCGTGTTTCAACAACTAGAAGATGTGGGATTAACACCCCAGTTGGAACTACCAGCCGTCACCATTGGATTAATTCGCCAGTTTTTGCCTTTAGTCAATAAAGAGTGCTGA
- a CDS encoding DUF4330 domain-containing protein, whose product MAIFDSKGRLFGKVNILDVGAALVILLVIVGIFFFPGTSGSVAQVGSKTVPIEVDLAVRGLNVRDPERLFESGFKKGGKTNVIIRNQPYGQIGIKSIEVLERTITATQPDGSVKEVKDPRKNNYSTDMLLTLEGKAQVTENGPVLGNSKVKIGMPFELEGYNYNFNATVIDVRVENK is encoded by the coding sequence ATGGCTATTTTTGATTCCAAAGGTCGCTTGTTCGGTAAAGTCAATATTCTTGATGTAGGCGCTGCACTTGTAATTCTGCTAGTTATAGTTGGTATCTTCTTTTTTCCAGGAACCTCTGGTTCTGTGGCTCAAGTTGGTTCAAAAACCGTACCCATTGAGGTAGATTTAGCCGTGCGGGGTTTGAATGTCCGCGACCCAGAACGCTTATTTGAAAGTGGATTTAAGAAAGGCGGTAAAACAAACGTCATTATCCGTAATCAGCCTTACGGTCAAATTGGGATTAAATCTATTGAAGTACTAGAGAGAACAATCACTGCTACCCAACCAGATGGTTCAGTTAAGGAAGTCAAAGATCCTCGAAAGAACAATTACAGTACAGATATGCTGTTAACTTTGGAAGGTAAGGCGCAAGTCACGGAAAATGGCCCAGTTTTAGGTAACAGCAAAGTCAAAATTGGTATGCCTTTTGAATTAGAAGGTTATAACTACAACTTCAATGCCACTGTAATTGATGTCCGCGTAGAGAATAAATAA
- a CDS encoding M48 family metallopeptidase, with amino-acid sequence MMAWKGFTANYRRWRRSWLYPIMSVVVALSLCLSTPLPGRAVDLLPLLFQGAQILQLSNISSRQEVELGKQMNDELLGEVRLYRNAEVNRYVQEIGQRLAANSDRPSLPFTFQVVEDNAVNAFATTGGFVYLNTGLLKTAENEAELASVIAHEIGHIGGKHLVKQMQQRAVASGLATVAGLDRNQAVAIGVDLALNRPRSRQDEFDADKRGLRTLTRAGYAQSGMVSFMQKLLKSGSGPTFLSTHPATSDRINNLKRAINSQPSSGRDGLDNAAYRARIRPLL; translated from the coding sequence ATGATGGCTTGGAAAGGTTTTACAGCAAATTATCGTCGCTGGCGGCGTAGTTGGTTATATCCAATAATGTCGGTGGTAGTCGCCCTCAGTTTGTGTTTGAGTACACCTTTACCTGGACGGGCTGTAGATTTATTACCACTGTTGTTCCAAGGAGCGCAAATACTTCAGCTTTCTAATATATCCTCTCGCCAAGAAGTAGAGCTTGGCAAACAGATGAATGATGAATTACTTGGTGAAGTTCGTCTGTATCGCAATGCAGAAGTGAATCGTTATGTGCAGGAAATTGGTCAAAGATTAGCCGCCAATAGCGATCGCCCCAGTCTTCCTTTTACCTTTCAGGTGGTAGAAGATAATGCTGTGAATGCTTTTGCTACTACTGGGGGTTTTGTTTATCTCAACACAGGTTTACTTAAAACCGCAGAAAATGAAGCGGAACTAGCTAGTGTGATAGCTCATGAAATTGGTCACATTGGTGGGAAACACTTGGTTAAACAAATGCAGCAAAGGGCTGTGGCGAGTGGTTTAGCTACAGTAGCCGGTTTAGACCGTAATCAAGCTGTGGCTATTGGTGTAGACTTAGCCCTTAACCGTCCTCGCAGTCGTCAAGATGAGTTTGATGCCGATAAAAGAGGTTTAAGAACTCTAACAAGAGCCGGTTATGCTCAATCTGGGATGGTTTCCTTTATGCAAAAGCTACTCAAAAGTGGTTCTGGGCCAACTTTCTTGAGTACGCACCCTGCTACTAGCGATCGCATCAATAATCTTAAACGTGCAATTAATTCTCAACCCAGTAGTGGGCGTGACGGTTTAGATAACGCTGCTTATCGAGCTAGAATTCGACCATTACTTTAG
- a CDS encoding metallophosphoesterase family protein yields the protein MSRTRKRRIVIGDVHGHYEGLMTLLEAIAPTSEDQVYFLGDLIDRGPHSYNVVNFVRQNNYPCLLGNHEQMLLNILTQTNIPAPAMQAWLYSGGQATLSSYQASTIPQEHLEWFQSLPTYLDLGDIWLTHAGLDPNLPLAEQTAEQFCWIRDEFHSIEKPYFPDKLIIVGHTITFTLPNVPPGKLAEGRGWLDIDTGAYHPRSGWLTGFDVTNHLIYQVNVFQNTQRILPLEDGVVTVEPSQIKARRQPQRA from the coding sequence ATGAGTAGAACAAGGAAACGTCGCATAGTTATTGGGGATGTGCATGGTCATTATGAAGGCTTGATGACTTTGTTAGAGGCGATCGCACCCACATCAGAAGATCAAGTTTATTTTCTCGGTGACTTAATTGATCGTGGCCCCCACAGCTACAATGTTGTGAATTTTGTCCGGCAGAACAATTATCCCTGTCTGTTGGGTAATCACGAGCAGATGTTATTGAATATTCTCACCCAAACAAATATTCCCGCCCCAGCTATGCAAGCTTGGTTGTATAGCGGTGGACAAGCCACTCTCAGCAGTTACCAAGCATCCACTATTCCCCAAGAGCATTTAGAGTGGTTTCAATCCCTACCCACTTATTTAGATTTGGGCGATATTTGGTTAACTCATGCCGGATTAGACCCAAATCTGCCTCTCGCCGAACAAACTGCCGAGCAGTTCTGCTGGATTAGAGATGAATTTCACAGCATAGAAAAGCCTTATTTTCCTGATAAGCTCATTATAGTTGGGCATACTATAACTTTTACTTTACCAAACGTTCCTCCGGGTAAACTAGCCGAAGGTAGAGGATGGCTAGATATCGATACTGGAGCTTATCATCCTCGTAGTGGTTGGTTAACTGGATTTGATGTTACCAATCATTTAATTTATCAAGTAAATGTATTTCAAAATACCCAGCGTATCTTACCGCTAGAAGATGGCGTGGTAACAGTGGAACCTTCCCAAATCAAAGCTCGCCGCCAGCCGCAGCGAGCATAG